The genomic segment CGCTGAGCGCACCTACATGGCGCTGAACAAATGGGTGGCTTGGTTACCGGGTGGATTAATTCACGCCAACATTGCGACGTCGACCATGTTCTCGGCGACCTCGGGGTCATCCGTTGCGACGGCAGCTACGGTGGCGACGGTCGCCACACCGCAAGCGGCGAAGCTTGGTTACGACCAAAAGCTTTTTGCCGGCTCGATTGCCGCAGGCGGGACCTTGGGTATCTTAATTCCGCCGTCGATTAATTTGATTGTTTATGGTTTTTTGACCGAAAGCTCGATCCCTAAGTTGTTCTTAGCCGGTATTGTCCCTGGTTTGGCCATGGCGTTAATGTTCATGCTGGTGACCATTGTGCTCTGTTCCATTTGGCCCGCGTTAGGCGGCCCGCGTCAATACAGCCGATGGGGAGAGAAATTCGCTTCACTACCCGATTTAGTGCCGATTATTTTGCTGCTCATTTGCATTATCGGTTCCATCTATCTTGGCTGGGCAACGCCGACCGAGGCCGCCGCACTGGGGGTGATTTTCTCGCTGGTGTTGGCTTTGAGTTACCGACAATACAGCCACAATATGCTCATTGAGGCGCTAAAAGGCACCATTCGTATTACCGCGATGATCATGCTGATTGTATTAGGTGCTTATGTGCTTAACTTTGCCATGACCGCAGCAGGGATAGGTCGAGTGTTGCAAACCACGATTGAAAGTTTGGGTTTAACGCCTTTGTCTACTTTGTTGATTATTGTCTTGATGTACATCGTTCTGGGTTTCTTTATCGAAACCTTATCTTTGATGGTCGCGACGATCCCAATCGTTGTGCCGATCATAGTGCAAATGGGCTACGACAAAATTTGGTTTGGCATTTTAATGATCGTCTTAGTGGAAATGGCACTCATTACCCCGCCGGTCGGCTTGAACTTATATGTGGTCAACTCAGCTCGTAAAAACGGAAAAATTACCGATGTTATTCTCGGCAGTTTGCCTTATGTCGCGGTGATGCTGCTGATGGTGGTGTTACTGATCGCCTTCCCATCCATTTCTTTATACCTTCCTGATAATTTATAGGTGTGTTATGCAATTTTTAATCAACGGAATGAACAAAAATCTAGAAATAAAGACCTTGATCGTTGCGGGGTGGACCGCCCGGGATCAAGCCGCAGTGCAGCATCATATCGATGAGTTGGCCGAGCTTGGCGTAGCACCACCATCTACGGTTCCTTTGTTTTATCAAGTCAGTTCGCAGATGTTAACTACCTCTGATTCTATCCAAGTGCTCAGTGCGGGCACCTCAGGAGAAGTGGAGCCGGTGGTGGTTCGC from the Vibrio sp. HB236076 genome contains:
- a CDS encoding TRAP transporter large permease — encoded protein: MILFTSTGLLGLLALTIPVGIVLFLLAFGIDHFYSFFPLMKGLGQVLWSSSNHATLIAIPLFVLIGEILLRSGVAERTYMALNKWVAWLPGGLIHANIATSTMFSATSGSSVATAATVATVATPQAAKLGYDQKLFAGSIAAGGTLGILIPPSINLIVYGFLTESSIPKLFLAGIVPGLAMALMFMLVTIVLCSIWPALGGPRQYSRWGEKFASLPDLVPIILLLICIIGSIYLGWATPTEAAALGVIFSLVLALSYRQYSHNMLIEALKGTIRITAMIMLIVLGAYVLNFAMTAAGIGRVLQTTIESLGLTPLSTLLIIVLMYIVLGFFIETLSLMVATIPIVVPIIVQMGYDKIWFGILMIVLVEMALITPPVGLNLYVVNSARKNGKITDVILGSLPYVAVMLLMVVLLIAFPSISLYLPDNL